The Propionibacterium freudenreichii subsp. freudenreichii genome contains a region encoding:
- a CDS encoding Lrp/AsnC family transcriptional regulator, whose translation MITAIVFVHADNDRISEVAEQIAGLEHVTEVYSVTGDIDLVVMVRVAGYEEIAPAITDQLKKVPGVIDTDTHLAFRAYSEHDLEAAFSL comes from the coding sequence CGCGATTGTCTTCGTCCATGCCGACAACGACCGCATCTCCGAGGTCGCCGAGCAGATCGCCGGCCTGGAGCACGTCACCGAGGTCTACTCGGTGACCGGCGACATCGACCTTGTCGTCATGGTGCGGGTGGCCGGTTACGAGGAGATCGCGCCGGCCATCACCGATCAGCTGAAGAAGGTGCCCGGGGTGATCGACACCGACACCCACCTGGCCTTCCGCGCCTACAGTGAGCACGACCTCGAGGCCGCCTTCTCGCTGTAG
- a CDS encoding peptidylprolyl isomerase, protein MTQAILHTNHGDITINLFDDFAPNTVKNFVELANGTREFLDMTDNQRKTEPYYDGTIFHRIIDGFMIQGGDRTGTGRGGPGYEFADEFYPDLTFAKPYLLAMANAGPNTNGSQFFITVAPTPHLNMRHSIFGEVADDASKKVVDEIAKVPTARGDRPVDDVVINSVEIAQ, encoded by the coding sequence ATGACGCAAGCCATCCTGCACACCAATCACGGCGACATCACGATCAACCTGTTCGATGACTTCGCGCCGAACACGGTGAAGAACTTCGTGGAGCTGGCCAACGGCACCAGGGAATTCCTCGACATGACCGACAACCAGCGCAAGACCGAGCCGTACTACGACGGCACGATCTTCCACCGCATCATTGATGGCTTCATGATCCAGGGCGGCGACCGCACCGGCACCGGCCGTGGTGGTCCCGGCTATGAGTTCGCCGACGAGTTCTACCCCGACCTGACCTTCGCCAAGCCCTATCTGCTGGCCATGGCCAATGCGGGCCCGAACACCAACGGCTCACAGTTCTTCATCACCGTGGCCCCCACGCCGCACCTGAACATGCGCCACAGCATCTTCGGTGAGGTCGCCGATGACGCCTCGAAGAAGGTCGTGGACGAGATCGCCAAGGTTCCCACCGCGCGCGGGGATCGTCCGGTGGACGACGTGGTGATCAATTCGGTCGAGATCGCCCAGTGA
- a CDS encoding sunset domain-containing protein yields the protein MKKEDLKQSATAAGENARDAVNDSVATARGVVGRITSFLSPRVADARERVEPLVADAVDRVAPHVAEAAEKVAPYYEKTRDAVTEGYDKNVKPRVREFVDRASENEHVAKAARKGSDVVENLKSRADASVVQVAPKKKHHRVLKGLGIAALLGGAVVAVRQLLLPKDDGWTPQEPSTAYTDNDASYDYAGEARRDRPKEDSADTEPGGAVKFTEPDTATEHLEPADVTVSTEASDLPQGAAGARKAAPAQPDVAKQETGDAEPTELDEANDSHETGDAAKGGAGYRGANPPEGYTIKGNERSMKFHVPGGAGYSRTNADVWFKTIEEAEAAGFTKASR from the coding sequence GTGAAAAAAGAGGACCTCAAGCAGTCCGCCACTGCCGCCGGCGAGAACGCCCGCGATGCGGTGAACGATTCCGTCGCCACCGCGCGTGGCGTCGTGGGAAGGATCACATCATTCCTGAGCCCCAGGGTGGCTGACGCACGCGAACGCGTCGAACCCCTGGTGGCTGACGCGGTGGACCGGGTGGCACCCCATGTGGCCGAGGCCGCCGAGAAGGTGGCCCCCTATTACGAGAAGACACGGGACGCCGTCACCGAGGGCTACGACAAGAACGTCAAGCCCCGGGTCAGGGAATTCGTCGATAGGGCAAGCGAGAACGAGCACGTCGCGAAGGCTGCTCGCAAGGGAAGCGATGTCGTGGAGAATCTGAAGTCAAGGGCCGATGCATCCGTCGTCCAGGTGGCACCCAAGAAGAAGCACCACCGGGTCCTGAAGGGCCTGGGGATTGCCGCATTGCTCGGTGGGGCCGTGGTGGCGGTGCGCCAGCTGTTGCTTCCCAAGGACGATGGCTGGACCCCGCAGGAACCCAGCACTGCCTACACCGACAACGACGCCAGCTACGACTACGCCGGCGAGGCCCGTCGGGACCGTCCCAAGGAGGACTCGGCTGACACCGAACCCGGTGGCGCCGTGAAGTTCACCGAGCCGGACACGGCCACCGAGCACCTGGAGCCCGCCGATGTCACGGTGAGCACCGAGGCCTCAGATCTGCCGCAGGGTGCCGCCGGGGCCCGCAAGGCCGCACCGGCGCAGCCCGATGTCGCCAAGCAGGAGACCGGCGATGCCGAGCCGACCGAGCTCGATGAGGCCAACGACTCCCACGAGACCGGTGACGCCGCGAAGGGCGGGGCCGGCTACCGTGGCGCGAATCCGCCCGAGGGATACACGATCAAGGGCAATGAGCGCTCCATGAAGTTCCACGTTCCCGGTGGTGCGGGCTATTCACGCACCAACGCCGACGTGTGGTTCAAGACCATCGAAGAGGCCGAAGCCGCAGGCTTCACCAAGGCCTCCCGCTGA
- a CDS encoding GNAT family N-acetyltransferase, giving the protein MEPFTIDAPGLVLSTPTAQDIDKVFLFCQDPQIQRWTTVPSPYTYADAETFCTRAPADWRLGFDLKWGIRDPRGTLMGMLTLFSRGGGNWEIGYWMGRPYRARGLMSRAVNAALDAAFDPLGPIGAQRIVWRCDFNGDVPNWASWRVAWHVGFHKQGRTRSSQPNNGVRHDNWLADLLPYDPRSPALPWDGPIAHGDTAAYEQAAVPTDSVAIREGDSPEGLVARFHRLYGRPIADDGPNLRRDSLPLRMSLIAEEFGELFEAVYGTTARRIVDEANATAMDNDEEHRDVVATADALADLVYVIYGMALEMGIDLPAVLAEVQRSNMSKMGADHHPVLRADGKVLKGPDYFPPDIAAVLARSMKS; this is encoded by the coding sequence ATGGAACCGTTCACCATCGACGCCCCGGGTCTGGTCCTGTCGACGCCCACCGCCCAGGACATCGACAAGGTCTTCCTGTTCTGCCAGGACCCCCAGATCCAGCGCTGGACGACGGTTCCCAGCCCCTACACCTATGCCGATGCCGAAACCTTCTGCACCAGGGCGCCGGCTGACTGGCGGCTGGGCTTCGACCTGAAGTGGGGCATCCGTGACCCGCGGGGCACCCTCATGGGCATGCTCACCCTGTTCAGCCGTGGCGGCGGCAACTGGGAGATCGGCTACTGGATGGGCAGGCCCTATCGGGCGCGCGGGTTGATGTCGCGGGCGGTGAACGCCGCGCTTGACGCCGCCTTCGACCCGCTGGGCCCCATCGGCGCCCAACGCATCGTGTGGCGCTGCGACTTCAACGGCGATGTGCCCAACTGGGCCAGTTGGCGGGTGGCCTGGCACGTCGGATTCCACAAGCAGGGGCGCACCCGTTCCAGCCAGCCGAACAATGGCGTGCGCCACGACAACTGGCTGGCTGACCTGTTGCCCTACGACCCGCGCAGTCCGGCCCTGCCATGGGACGGTCCGATCGCGCACGGGGACACCGCCGCCTACGAGCAGGCCGCGGTCCCCACCGATTCCGTCGCAATCCGCGAGGGTGACTCCCCCGAGGGCCTCGTCGCCCGCTTCCACCGCCTCTACGGTCGCCCAATCGCCGACGACGGCCCCAACCTGCGGCGTGACAGCCTACCCCTGCGCATGAGCCTGATCGCCGAGGAATTCGGCGAGCTATTCGAAGCCGTCTACGGCACGACCGCACGACGCATCGTGGACGAGGCGAACGCCACCGCCATGGACAACGACGAGGAACATCGCGATGTGGTCGCCACGGCCGATGCCCTGGCCGACCTGGTCTATGTGATCTATGGGATGGCCTTGGAGATGGGCATCGACCTGCCAGCCGTGCTGGCCGAGGTGCAGCGCTCGAACATGTCCAAGATGGGCGCCGACCACCACCCGGTCCTGCGTGCCGACGGGAAGGTGCTCAAGGGGCCCGACTATTTCCCACCGGACATCGCCGCCGTCCTGGCGCGGTCCATGAAATCCTGA
- a CDS encoding prepilin peptidase, which produces MDRLTSAAWAALPWLIAGLGLVVVHAAVLLPRQPEPAPDVPDADTKPSYAQLTTWRLIAACLVICLACQPLLMTAPGAQRPAWLVWSSGFAVLATVDAVSTWIPRGLTRLCLIELAVGLGLGALVWGDASALLGAALGACALGAMFWALWRFGAGIGFADVRMAVGVGALTGSVSWDFLIMAVFAAAIIGALWGVIHRLVAGPGRVFAYAPALWAGPWVAQLAQHLA; this is translated from the coding sequence ATGGACCGGCTGACCAGCGCTGCATGGGCCGCCCTGCCGTGGCTGATCGCCGGTCTGGGGCTCGTGGTCGTCCATGCTGCCGTGCTCCTGCCCCGCCAGCCGGAACCCGCACCGGACGTGCCCGATGCGGACACCAAGCCGAGTTATGCGCAGTTGACCACCTGGCGGCTCATCGCCGCGTGCCTGGTGATCTGCCTGGCCTGCCAGCCGCTCCTCATGACAGCCCCGGGCGCACAGCGACCGGCCTGGCTGGTCTGGTCATCGGGTTTCGCCGTACTGGCGACCGTCGACGCGGTGTCAACGTGGATTCCGCGCGGCCTCACACGCCTGTGCCTGATCGAGTTGGCGGTGGGACTGGGGCTGGGCGCCCTCGTGTGGGGAGATGCGTCGGCCCTGCTCGGTGCTGCCCTGGGGGCCTGCGCGCTCGGAGCCATGTTCTGGGCCCTGTGGCGCTTCGGTGCCGGCATCGGCTTCGCCGATGTGCGCATGGCCGTGGGCGTCGGTGCCCTCACCGGATCCGTCTCGTGGGATTTCCTCATCATGGCGGTGTTCGCGGCCGCCATCATCGGGGCACTGTGGGGTGTCATCCATCGGCTGGTGGCCGGCCCGGGACGCGTCTTCGCCTATGCCCCGGCCCTGTGGGCGGGGCCCTGGGTTGCGCAACTGGCGCAGCACCTCGCCTGA
- the trpD gene encoding anthranilate phosphoribosyltransferase → MAQFTWASVLTGLLEHDDMDAAEVSWAMDQILSNNASPVQVAGFLVALRAKGETVGEIRGMADVMLDKAVSLKMPNDAVDVVGSGGDRANTVNISTMAAIVAAASGRPVIKHGNRAASSMSGTADCLEALGLVIDIDPAKQPQVFDQAGISFLFAPLYHASLRFAAPARKELGIQTTFNFLGPLANPARPQAQAIGVANFRIAGLVAGVLADRGNRGLVFHGKDGLDELTTTGETDIWLIRDGAVHQTTLDPAALGLAPARPSDLVGGDPAHNAQVARDVFAGQTGPVRDIVGLNAAAAMLAFDGPNFTEPLVDQMRPRLEEAFTTISQGRATELLERWVAISHEVAGV, encoded by the coding sequence ATGGCCCAATTCACGTGGGCCAGCGTGCTGACCGGACTGCTTGAACACGACGACATGGACGCCGCCGAGGTGTCCTGGGCGATGGACCAGATCCTGTCCAACAATGCGAGCCCCGTGCAGGTGGCGGGCTTCCTGGTCGCCCTGCGCGCCAAGGGCGAGACGGTTGGCGAGATCCGCGGCATGGCCGATGTGATGCTCGACAAGGCCGTCAGCCTGAAGATGCCCAATGATGCCGTCGATGTCGTGGGTTCGGGTGGCGACCGCGCCAATACCGTCAACATCTCCACCATGGCGGCCATCGTCGCGGCCGCCAGCGGCCGTCCGGTGATCAAGCACGGCAACCGTGCTGCGAGTTCCATGTCGGGCACTGCCGACTGCCTCGAGGCGCTCGGCCTGGTGATCGACATCGACCCCGCCAAGCAGCCCCAGGTGTTCGACCAGGCCGGGATATCCTTCCTGTTCGCGCCGCTTTACCATGCGTCACTGCGCTTCGCGGCGCCCGCGCGCAAGGAACTGGGCATCCAGACCACCTTCAACTTCCTTGGGCCCCTGGCCAACCCGGCACGGCCACAGGCACAGGCGATCGGCGTGGCCAACTTCCGCATAGCGGGGCTGGTGGCCGGCGTGCTCGCCGACCGTGGCAATCGCGGTCTGGTGTTCCACGGCAAGGACGGCCTCGACGAGCTCACCACCACCGGCGAGACCGACATCTGGCTGATCCGTGACGGCGCCGTCCACCAGACGACGCTTGACCCCGCGGCACTCGGCCTGGCCCCTGCCCGTCCCAGTGACCTGGTGGGCGGAGACCCGGCGCACAATGCCCAGGTCGCCCGTGACGTCTTTGCCGGCCAGACCGGTCCGGTTCGTGACATCGTTGGCCTCAATGCGGCCGCGGCGATGCTCGCCTTCGACGGGCCGAACTTCACTGAACCGTTGGTCGACCAGATGCGTCCCCGCCTGGAGGAGGCCTTCACCACCATTTCGCAGGGCAGGGCCACCGAGCTGCTCGAGCGTTGGGTGGCCATCAGCCACGAGGTTGCCGGAGTGTGA
- a CDS encoding DNA-binding transcriptional response regulator yields the protein MSSVASSDSTNGATPLKVIVYSDDRTVRQQVRLALGRKIARDLPEIAVTEFATQDALFEALDHEHFDLAILDGEAVPSGGMGISHQMKDELASPPPVVLLIARPTDAWLAAWSNAEAISPYPIDPIRLPDTAAEVVRRARSGQAFPMKPEPEPAPGSASRHAPDKHDQPQEMAE from the coding sequence ATGAGTAGTGTGGCCAGCTCCGATTCCACGAACGGCGCGACGCCGCTGAAGGTGATCGTGTATTCCGATGACCGCACGGTGCGCCAGCAGGTGCGCCTGGCGCTCGGACGAAAGATCGCCCGTGACCTCCCGGAGATTGCAGTCACCGAGTTCGCCACGCAGGACGCCCTGTTCGAGGCGCTCGACCACGAGCACTTTGACCTGGCGATCCTCGACGGCGAGGCAGTCCCCTCCGGTGGCATGGGCATCTCGCACCAGATGAAGGACGAGCTGGCATCGCCGCCGCCCGTCGTGCTGCTCATCGCCCGCCCCACCGACGCCTGGCTGGCCGCGTGGTCCAACGCGGAGGCCATCTCGCCCTATCCGATCGATCCGATCCGGCTGCCCGACACGGCTGCCGAGGTGGTGCGTCGGGCCCGTTCCGGTCAGGCCTTCCCGATGAAGCCCGAACCCGAGCCGGCTCCCGGCAGCGCGAGCCGTCACGCTCCCGACAAGCATGACCAGCCCCAGGAAATGGCTGAGTAA
- a CDS encoding GuaB1 family IMP dehydrogenase-related protein, with translation MAPNRSSVKSRHDVDLTSRDGIDLPLPLVVANMTAISGRRMAETIARRGGIAVLPQDIPVDVVQQAIGRVKRAPIAFETPVTVSPSMTVGEAMALVNKRAHGVAVVVDEQNHPIGVIGPAQTEGVDRFLQVHDVMLTDLTVVDQHTEPQQVFEILDTTRHKLTIAVDDDKKLVGVMTAKGAVRCGIYKPAVDAQGRLRIGTAIGISGDAAARAEALLGAGADVLVMDTAHGHQERMIGALGQVRPVRDAYADRTGIRIPIVAGNVVTAQGTLDLLDAGADVVKVGVGPGAMCTTRMQTGVGRPQFSAVIECSEAAASVGGAIWADGGVRHPRDVALALAGGAGSVMIGSWFAGTYESTGALLVDPEGRSYKESFGMASARAVRNRTRQQSSYERARAALFEEGISSSRMYLDPVRPGVEDLLDWITAGVRSSCTYAGARSLGEFHEKAVVGVQSPSGYEEGRPLPVSWA, from the coding sequence ATGGCGCCGAACCGTTCGTCGGTCAAGTCGCGACACGATGTCGACCTCACCAGCCGTGACGGTATCGACCTGCCCCTGCCCCTCGTGGTGGCCAATATGACCGCCATCTCAGGGCGACGCATGGCCGAGACCATTGCGCGGCGCGGCGGCATCGCAGTGCTCCCCCAGGACATCCCCGTGGACGTGGTGCAGCAGGCCATCGGACGCGTCAAGCGTGCCCCGATCGCCTTCGAGACCCCGGTGACCGTGTCGCCCTCCATGACCGTGGGCGAGGCAATGGCCCTGGTCAACAAGCGTGCCCACGGCGTGGCCGTGGTGGTCGACGAGCAGAACCACCCGATCGGCGTGATCGGGCCTGCCCAGACCGAGGGCGTGGACCGCTTCCTGCAGGTGCACGATGTGATGCTCACCGACCTCACCGTGGTGGACCAGCACACCGAGCCGCAGCAGGTCTTCGAGATCCTCGACACCACGCGCCACAAGCTGACCATTGCCGTGGACGACGACAAGAAGCTCGTGGGCGTGATGACCGCCAAGGGTGCGGTGCGATGCGGCATCTACAAGCCGGCCGTGGACGCCCAGGGCCGCCTGCGCATCGGCACCGCCATTGGCATCAGTGGCGACGCCGCGGCCCGCGCCGAGGCCCTGTTGGGCGCCGGCGCCGATGTGCTGGTGATGGACACCGCCCATGGACACCAGGAGCGCATGATCGGGGCCCTGGGCCAGGTGCGTCCCGTGCGTGACGCCTACGCCGACCGCACCGGCATCCGGATTCCGATCGTCGCCGGCAATGTCGTGACCGCCCAGGGAACCCTGGACCTGCTCGATGCCGGCGCGGACGTCGTGAAGGTGGGGGTCGGCCCCGGGGCCATGTGCACCACGCGCATGCAGACCGGAGTCGGACGCCCGCAGTTCTCCGCCGTCATCGAGTGCTCGGAGGCCGCGGCATCGGTCGGCGGCGCCATCTGGGCCGACGGCGGGGTACGCCATCCCCGTGACGTCGCCCTCGCACTGGCCGGGGGTGCCGGTTCGGTGATGATCGGCTCGTGGTTCGCCGGCACCTATGAGTCGACCGGCGCCCTGCTCGTCGACCCCGAGGGTCGCAGCTACAAGGAGAGCTTCGGGATGGCCTCGGCGCGCGCCGTGCGCAATCGGACGCGCCAGCAGTCGTCCTACGAGCGGGCCCGCGCGGCCCTGTTCGAGGAGGGCATCAGCTCATCGCGCATGTACCTCGACCCGGTCCGCCCGGGCGTGGAGGACCTGCTCGACTGGATCACCGCCGGGGTGCGCTCGTCGTGCACCTACGCGGGCGCACGCAGCCTGGGTGAATTCCATGAGAAGGCAGTCGTGGGCGTGCAGTCGCCCTCCGGTTACGAGGAGGGCCGGCCGCTGCCGGTCAGCTGGGCCTGA
- a CDS encoding HesB/IscA family protein: protein MSDTIQEKVTGVTLTDAAAQKARTLLEGEGRDDLALRVEVQPGGCSGLRYRLAFDDSRLPDDLVDAYDGVDLVVDRLSAPYLGGATIDFVDTIEQQGFTIDNPNAQSTCACGDSFH, encoded by the coding sequence ATGTCAGACACGATTCAGGAGAAGGTCACCGGTGTGACGCTCACCGATGCTGCCGCACAGAAGGCCCGCACCCTGCTCGAGGGGGAGGGTCGCGACGACCTCGCCCTGCGCGTCGAGGTGCAGCCCGGCGGCTGCTCGGGACTGCGCTACCGCCTCGCCTTCGATGATTCACGCCTGCCCGACGACCTGGTGGATGCCTACGACGGCGTCGACCTGGTGGTTGACCGGCTGAGCGCTCCGTACCTGGGTGGTGCGACCATCGATTTCGTCGACACCATCGAGCAGCAGGGCTTCACCATCGACAATCCCAATGCGCAGAGCACCTGCGCCTGTGGCGATTCGTTCCACTGA
- a CDS encoding glycerate kinase: MRALVAAGRIGDHDGVDAAVLIGRAWRSAGAHVAALGLAEPGADWARAHRALCPDDPAHYLSLTGHGPDAIVAAMASVGVCNLPRHWSPTVDMSAMDFDVALERQRQRRAHGVELVGICAADQTGQLLTGPLGLAGTRGDLGLAERLGLDRGLEHWAQGLRAAVGSGPTGQAPAGSGPGSTGEDASGLPGRVPGSGAGGGAGAVVQAFGGTVRSGVDVLARAARLEQSIARADLVVTSCDVFDVDHWGSPVTDYVAALANKHEKPVVVIARTNHTYEIGQRSVGIEAVHAIGDDADVTSACGGFARSWIW, encoded by the coding sequence GTGCGAGCACTCGTTGCTGCGGGGCGGATCGGCGACCACGACGGCGTGGACGCCGCCGTGCTCATCGGGCGTGCCTGGCGGTCCGCCGGTGCCCACGTGGCTGCCCTCGGCCTGGCCGAGCCGGGCGCCGATTGGGCGCGTGCCCACCGGGCACTGTGTCCCGACGATCCGGCCCACTACCTGTCGCTGACCGGCCATGGCCCCGATGCCATCGTGGCGGCCATGGCCTCGGTGGGCGTGTGCAATCTGCCCCGGCACTGGTCGCCGACGGTGGACATGTCGGCCATGGACTTCGATGTCGCACTCGAGCGGCAGCGCCAGCGGCGCGCCCACGGCGTCGAGTTGGTCGGCATCTGCGCCGCGGACCAGACCGGACAACTGCTCACCGGCCCACTCGGACTCGCCGGCACCCGGGGCGACCTGGGCCTTGCCGAGCGACTTGGGCTCGACCGGGGCCTGGAGCACTGGGCACAGGGGCTGCGGGCCGCCGTGGGAAGTGGCCCCACCGGGCAGGCCCCTGCCGGGTCCGGACCCGGATCCACCGGTGAGGACGCGTCAGGACTTCCGGGGCGGGTCCCCGGGTCGGGCGCCGGAGGAGGCGCCGGCGCCGTGGTCCAGGCGTTCGGCGGAACGGTGCGCAGTGGGGTGGACGTGCTCGCCCGGGCCGCCCGGTTGGAACAGTCCATCGCCCGCGCGGACCTGGTCGTCACCTCGTGCGATGTCTTTGACGTGGACCACTGGGGCAGCCCGGTCACCGACTATGTCGCCGCGCTCGCCAACAAGCACGAGAAGCCGGTGGTGGTGATCGCGCGGACCAACCACACCTACGAGATCGGGCAGCGCTCGGTCGGTATCGAGGCCGTGCACGCGATCGGTGACGACGCCGATGTGACGTCCGCTTGTGGCGGATTCGCCCGCAGCTGGATCTGGTAG
- the pspAA gene encoding PspA-associated protein PspAA — protein sequence MIVRISGEGQWELPDDALPEFNELDRQIESAVRAQDATGLGLALRELDARVRRQGVAIDDDDLRDSDLIIPGPDSSLQDVATMLASDDRPDGLFPG from the coding sequence ATGATCGTGCGTATCAGTGGCGAGGGCCAGTGGGAGCTTCCCGACGACGCCCTCCCCGAATTCAACGAACTCGATCGTCAGATCGAGTCGGCCGTACGGGCCCAGGACGCCACCGGGCTCGGCCTGGCGCTGCGTGAACTCGACGCCCGCGTCAGGCGCCAGGGCGTGGCCATCGACGACGATGACCTGCGCGATTCGGACCTGATCATCCCCGGTCCCGATTCATCGCTGCAGGATGTCGCCACCATGTTGGCCTCCGACGACCGCCCCGATGGGCTCTTCCCGGGCTGA
- a CDS encoding PspA/IM30 family protein, which yields MAGILERLSMIFKSKANKALDKHEDPRETLDYSYERQRELLQKVRRGVADVATSRKRVELQATQLGQEMDKLTLAAQRALAQGREDLAREALTRKSGLQGQLADLQTQHASLAAEEEKLVRASTRLQAKVEAFRTRKETIKAQYSAAEAQTRVNDAFSGLSEEMGDVGQAIQRAEDKTQQMQARAGAVDELIASGALEDPTGMVQDDITRELDAMASGSGVESELEAMKSQLGIAGPGTTGAQQVQPGFTSPAIEADQQKGQQQ from the coding sequence ATGGCTGGCATCCTCGAACGGCTCTCGATGATCTTCAAGTCCAAGGCGAACAAGGCCCTGGACAAGCATGAGGATCCCCGCGAGACCCTGGACTATTCCTACGAGCGCCAGCGGGAACTGCTGCAGAAGGTACGTCGTGGCGTGGCCGATGTGGCCACCAGCCGCAAGCGCGTCGAACTGCAGGCAACCCAGCTCGGGCAGGAAATGGACAAGCTCACCCTGGCCGCCCAGCGCGCCCTGGCCCAGGGACGCGAAGACCTTGCCCGTGAGGCACTGACGCGCAAATCGGGGCTCCAGGGCCAGCTCGCCGACCTCCAGACGCAACATGCGTCGCTGGCCGCCGAGGAGGAGAAGCTCGTGCGGGCCTCCACCCGGCTGCAGGCGAAGGTCGAGGCCTTCCGCACCCGCAAGGAGACCATCAAGGCCCAGTACTCGGCCGCCGAGGCCCAGACCCGCGTCAATGACGCATTCAGCGGCCTGAGCGAGGAGATGGGCGACGTCGGCCAGGCAATCCAGCGCGCCGAGGACAAGACCCAGCAGATGCAGGCCCGCGCCGGTGCGGTCGACGAGTTGATCGCGTCCGGGGCGCTGGAGGATCCCACCGGGATGGTGCAGGACGACATCACCCGGGAGCTGGACGCCATGGCGTCGGGGTCCGGGGTCGAAAGCGAGCTGGAGGCAATGAAGAGCCAGCTCGGCATTGCGGGCCCGGGCACCACCGGCGCCCAGCAGGTACAGCCCGGGTTCACTTCCCCGGCGATCGAGGCGGATCAGCAGAAGGGGCAACAGCAATGA
- a CDS encoding DUF3043 domain-containing protein, translated as MATSRSRETVEPVDEETERDAGRKGAPTPTRKQAEQARMQRLHPVLTKKEQKARDRQARARKRDEQYKKVEEMPERVLLRNNIDSHWSVAEFAWPVVFLLLACVLATQILPVLSLVGTLGIWVFFLVCAVNVWWRWRSYKREATERIPGFTTRGKGLIGYMMSRMITMRRFRNPGPAIKRGEAY; from the coding sequence GTGGCAACCAGCCGTTCACGCGAGACGGTCGAGCCGGTTGACGAGGAGACCGAGCGCGACGCCGGACGCAAGGGAGCGCCGACCCCCACGCGCAAGCAGGCCGAACAGGCCCGCATGCAGCGTCTGCACCCCGTGCTGACCAAGAAGGAACAGAAGGCCCGCGACCGGCAGGCCCGCGCCCGCAAGCGCGACGAGCAGTACAAGAAGGTGGAGGAGATGCCCGAGCGCGTGCTGTTGCGCAACAACATCGACTCCCACTGGTCCGTGGCGGAGTTCGCCTGGCCGGTCGTCTTCCTGCTGCTCGCCTGCGTGCTGGCCACGCAGATCCTGCCGGTGCTGTCGCTGGTGGGCACCCTGGGCATCTGGGTGTTCTTCCTGGTGTGCGCGGTCAATGTGTGGTGGCGCTGGCGCAGCTACAAGCGCGAGGCCACCGAGCGCATCCCGGGCTTCACAACGCGCGGCAAGGGCCTGATCGGCTACATGATGTCGCGCATGATCACCATGCGCCGCTTCCGCAATCCGGGCCCGGCGATCAAGCGCGGGGAGGCCTACTGA